The segment TGTTCTTCCTCGTACTCACGGTTCTGCGCTATTCACTCGTGGTGAAACTCAGGCGCTAGTAACGGCAACTCTAGGTACTCAACGTGATGCGCAAATCATTGATGAGCTAACTGGTGAGAAGAAAGATTACTTCCTACTACACTACAACTTCCCTCCATACTGTGTAGGTGAAACTGGTTTTGTAGGTTCTCCTAAGCGTCGCGAAATCGGCCACGGCAAACTGGCTAAGCGCGGTATTGCAGCAGTAATGCCTTCTCCAGAAGAATTCCCGTACACAGTACGTGTTGTTTCAGAAATCACTGAATCAAACGGTTCTTCTTCAATGGCATCTGTGTGTGGTACTTCACTGGCTCTTATGGACGCTGGTGTGCCAATCAAGTCTTCTGTTGCGGGTATCGCAATGGGTCTTGTTAAAGAAGGCGACGATTTCGTTGTTCTTTCAGACATCCTTGGCGACGAAGACCACCTAGGTGATATGGACTTTAAAGTAGCAGGTACTAACACAGGTATTACTGCTCTTCAAATGGACATCAAGATCGAAGGTATCACTAAAGAGATCATGCAAATTGCACTTAACCAAGCGCAAGGTGCACGTAAGCACATCCTATCTGTGATGGATGAAGCTATCTCTGGTGCTCGTGACGATATTTCACAATTCGCTCCACGTATCCACACAATGAAGATTAGCTCAGATAAGATCAAAGATGTTATCGGTAAAGGCGGCGCAGTTATCCGTCAGCTAACTGAAGAAACGGGTACAACAATCGAAATCGAAGATGACGGCACAATCAAGATTGCAGCAACTTCTGGTGAGCAAGCGCAAGAAGCGATTCGTCGTATCGAGCAAATCACTGCTGAAGTTGAAGTTGGTAAGATCTACACAGGTAAAGTTGCACGCCTCGCTGATTTCGGTGCATTCGTAACCGTTCTTCCTGGTAAAGATGGTCTTGTACACATTTCTCAAATCGCTGACCAGCGTGTAGAGAAAGTATCTGATTTCTTAACTGAAGGCCAAGAAGTTCAAGTTAAAGTACTTGAAATCGACCGCCAAGGCCGTGTTCGTCTGAGCATGAAAGAAGCAGTAGAAAAGCCAGTTGAAGCAGCTGCAACTGATTCTGCTCCAGAAGCGGAATAAGTTTACGCAAAAGATGGAATGCGAACTGTTTTCGCATTTTATCTAGAAAGCGTGTTATAAAGGGAGCGTGATTCGCTCCCTTTTTCATGCGTTTGGGGTATACAGGAGTATCTATTAGTGAAATGGTTCAAAACCGCAGCGGCCAGTGTAGCGTTAATGCTATTAGCTGGATGTGCGAACAATTCATCAGAATCGGATCAATCCTTACCTTGGGTTTATCCACCAATGGCTATTCCTTTACAGGCTAGTGTGCAGCAGGAAGTTCAAATAGCGCGTTTGACTCAGCTATTACAGCGCTCTGATTTAACCGACGAAGTTCGAGCAAAAATGCTTTTTGAACGTGGCAACGCTTATGACAGTGTCGGCTTACGTGATTTAGCTCGTTTAGATTTCACCCAATCGTTAGCGTTAAACCCCGCACAATCAGATATCTTTAATCTGTTAGGTGTTTATTACACTGAAACTGGTGAGTTCGATGCAGCTTACGAGTCTTTTGATTCAACATTAGAGCTTGATCCGAACAATGAATATGCAATGCGTAACCGAGCGGTTGCGCTTTATTACGGTGAGCGCCCACAGCTCGCATTCGATGAAGCGGACAAACATTATCAAATGGATCCTAACGATCCGTTTCGAGCTCTTTGGCGCTACATTATTAAAATGGATCTCGATCCAAATACTGCAAAAGCCGAGCTAAGCCAACAGTTCAAATCTCACAATGAAGAGTGGGGATGGTTGTTGGTTGCTATGATGTTGGACGAAATATCTGAAGAGCAACTATTCAAAGCGATATTAGCGAGTACGCGTGACAACAATGTATTAGCGCAGCGTTTAACAGAAGCCTATTTCTACCTAGGTAAGCGTTATCACATGCAAGGTGATTATGCTCATGCTGTGTCACTTTATAAGTTGGCTATCTCGTTCAATGTGTATGAGTACGTAGAACATCGTTACTCGTTTATTGAGTTGGGGCGAATCTACAAAGATGTGCGCGAAGCTCAGCTAGCGAAAGAGAAAGCTGAGCTTACGGCTAACGAGTAACCTAAGTTAAATGAGAATAAAAAATCCAGTGTATTAGCACTGGATTTTTTATTTGCGTAACAAGAAAAGTTTTAGCTCGTTAATTCCAACCGGATAAGAACTTCTTCAGTAATATCGATAATCTCACCATATCCGACAATGGCACCGATTTCTTTCTCTAAGTTTTTGGCTTGATGGAGGCTGATTTGTGCCAGTTCATCAATATCTCGTCTCAACAGTACTGTGAATGGATCAAACACTGGAGCCCCGCAAAGTCTTAGAATGAAAATCTCACCCATCAATTGTGCCTTTTGAATGAACTTAATGCGTTCTTTTGTATTGGCAAAATCTGATAACAATCGAGTCTCAACAGACTGGATGCGTGAGCCAAATTTGATTGCAGCAATATAGACTTCATTGTGTTGAGCTTCAGCACCATCAATTCGCTTCATTGGTGTCGCCAGTAAGGTGTTGGTGTGACCTTTAAAGATTGGCTCAAGAGATATCTGACCTTCTTGCCCCAATTTGGCCAGCAAAGCCAAGTGAGGTGGAAGAGGGTAATTTACACCAATCACTTTAGGCTTCAGGCTAGGACCGCTCTTCTCGACAAAAATAGGTGCGCTAACAATCTTATCCAACAAAATATTGTGTAAGCCTTCAAGTAACTGTGGGCTAGGCAGAACTTCTTCTTTTGCTTTTAACTTGTCTTGATTGCTTTCGATGATGCTATTGAAAAAAGCGATGGTTTTCATCGTTTGCGCATTTTCATCGATCACAAGATGCAACCGCTGTCCTTCAGGGCTGATTCTAATTACCCGATACGGAACATTATTGAGAGGTAAATTTTTGTCGTACAGCTTCAACTCGAGATAATCGATGTTGATCATGTCCCCCGCTTTCAATTGTAAAGGGGTATTCACAATCACATTCAGTCCGCGTTTGGAAAGATCTACAGTGGCACCTTCTCCAAGAACTTGGTCATTGAAAATGACATTCACAGGGGTTTTCAGTGTGTAGCGAGGCTCTTTACGTCGTGAGCGGGCGTCAAAATAGATACCTGTAGGAGAGCCAATAACCTTACGGGGATGACGAAATGGGTTGAGATCACTGGTTGGCAACTGAGGTTTGTCGACTAGTAAATAGTCCTTCGCCGAGCTGAAATCACTGATTTCTTGTAATACACCGCAGTGAGTGAGTTTTTGCGACTGGTTCGCAAGTTCACTGGAATGATTAGCCAGTTCTTCTCGCTCTGACTGAGAAAGCTCAAATACCGATAAACGGAAAGCTTTCCAACTTTCTTTACGTGCACCGACATGCCAAAACAGTTTACGTTGGTCGCTAGTGGCTTCGGGCATCATCATAGAGAAGAAGAACGTCTTATCTTGATGCTCGTGTTTAAAAGCATAAAGGACATTATTACTGCCGCTTACACCTGGTTTGGTGAGCATGTCCATACGAGTCTGGTTAAACAAGCTACTTAAAGATTGTTGGTTTCGCTCGTCGTGCCAGTATTGCCAAAGCTGATGATTGTGTTCGGTGAGCAGTGCCAATTTCAGTTCGCTGCCACTGAAAAATACAGGCAAGTTACAAGTATGTTTTAAATAGCTGTGTTCGTAACCACGAGTCCGAGCGCGGATAATTTTATCTTGGTTGTCGTGACGAGCTTTCTGGCTGTTATTTTTTAGCGATTCTTCAATCACCTTTTCAATAATTAGGCTCTCTGACAGTTTCAAAGCACGCAAATACTTTATCGCGTCATTATCGTAAGATTCATCAACACCAAGAATACGATATTCAATCGGTTTGTTTAGCTCTTCCAGCTTGCTGCTTTTAGTGAGTTCGGTGAATTGAACCCAAATGGTATCGCCAAGTTTGTAGTTGAATGCTGAAGGAACTTTGAATTTGGCGCCAGATGCTGATAAATCGACACTCAAACCGTGAACCACTTGCTCATTACTTGGCAGATGGATTTTGACCTGAGTATTAATTTTTAAGCGATTTTCTAAGCGTTTAAGGTCATAACCCAATTTAATCGGTTCAACTTCAAAGCTACCATCTACAGTGACACTCTTACCTTTGTTCAATGTGCCTTGCTGATTCATAACGCGAAAGTTGTTGCGAGTATTAATTAAATTCTCCCAAACCCCTTCGGTGTAACCGCCAAACTTCTTAACACTCTTGTGATAAGTATTAAATG is part of the Vibrio diazotrophicus genome and harbors:
- the pnp gene encoding polyribonucleotide nucleotidyltransferase, with protein sequence MFEKPVVKTFQYGNHTVTLETGVIARQATAAVMVTMDDTAVFVSVVGKKEAVEGQDFFPLTVNYQERTYAAGKIPGGFFKREGRPSEGETLTARLIDRPIRPLFPDAFKNEVQVIATVVSVNPDVQPDIVTMIGTSAALAISGIPFNGPIGAARVGHIDGQLVLNPSNTELAASKLDLVVAGTSSAVLMVESEADNLTEEEMLSAVVFGHDQQQTVINAINEFAAEVATPAWSWEAPAENTELKAKIAELAETKLVEAYQITEKMARYDRIHEISAEVNEKLLAEDEELNLKEVHTIFHDLEKTVVRRSIIAGNPRIDGREKDMVRALDVRTGVLPRTHGSALFTRGETQALVTATLGTQRDAQIIDELTGEKKDYFLLHYNFPPYCVGETGFVGSPKRREIGHGKLAKRGIAAVMPSPEEFPYTVRVVSEITESNGSSSMASVCGTSLALMDAGVPIKSSVAGIAMGLVKEGDDFVVLSDILGDEDHLGDMDFKVAGTNTGITALQMDIKIEGITKEIMQIALNQAQGARKHILSVMDEAISGARDDISQFAPRIHTMKISSDKIKDVIGKGGAVIRQLTEETGTTIEIEDDGTIKIAATSGEQAQEAIRRIEQITAEVEVGKIYTGKVARLADFGAFVTVLPGKDGLVHISQIADQRVEKVSDFLTEGQEVQVKVLEIDRQGRVRLSMKEAVEKPVEAAATDSAPEAE
- the nlpI gene encoding lipoprotein NlpI codes for the protein MKWFKTAAASVALMLLAGCANNSSESDQSLPWVYPPMAIPLQASVQQEVQIARLTQLLQRSDLTDEVRAKMLFERGNAYDSVGLRDLARLDFTQSLALNPAQSDIFNLLGVYYTETGEFDAAYESFDSTLELDPNNEYAMRNRAVALYYGERPQLAFDEADKHYQMDPNDPFRALWRYIIKMDLDPNTAKAELSQQFKSHNEEWGWLLVAMMLDEISEEQLFKAILASTRDNNVLAQRLTEAYFYLGKRYHMQGDYAHAVSLYKLAISFNVYEYVEHRYSFIELGRIYKDVREAQLAKEKAELTANE
- a CDS encoding PilZ domain-containing protein; translation: MQQSEILSLAERLIPAYKSADFEQLLNKFTGGQPPSVKLLVKMELNRVMAPCSKSIDLRGRVQGECREYELDGKKHWLDDVAFNTYHKSVKKFGGYTEGVWENLINTRNNFRVMNQQGTLNKGKSVTVDGSFEVEPIKLGYDLKRLENRLKINTQVKIHLPSNEQVVHGLSVDLSASGAKFKVPSAFNYKLGDTIWVQFTELTKSSKLEELNKPIEYRILGVDESYDNDAIKYLRALKLSESLIIEKVIEESLKNNSQKARHDNQDKIIRARTRGYEHSYLKHTCNLPVFFSGSELKLALLTEHNHQLWQYWHDERNQQSLSSLFNQTRMDMLTKPGVSGSNNVLYAFKHEHQDKTFFFSMMMPEATSDQRKLFWHVGARKESWKAFRLSVFELSQSEREELANHSSELANQSQKLTHCGVLQEISDFSSAKDYLLVDKPQLPTSDLNPFRHPRKVIGSPTGIYFDARSRRKEPRYTLKTPVNVIFNDQVLGEGATVDLSKRGLNVIVNTPLQLKAGDMINIDYLELKLYDKNLPLNNVPYRVIRISPEGQRLHLVIDENAQTMKTIAFFNSIIESNQDKLKAKEEVLPSPQLLEGLHNILLDKIVSAPIFVEKSGPSLKPKVIGVNYPLPPHLALLAKLGQEGQISLEPIFKGHTNTLLATPMKRIDGAEAQHNEVYIAAIKFGSRIQSVETRLLSDFANTKERIKFIQKAQLMGEIFILRLCGAPVFDPFTVLLRRDIDELAQISLHQAKNLEKEIGAIVGYGEIIDITEEVLIRLELTS